GGGTCGAAGGACTACGAACTCATTGTTCCCCCAGTATCAGATGAGGAGGAGAAGTTCTGCTTCCCCAGGTTCAGCCCCCAACACCCCTCAGGATACTATCTCTCCAAGGTGATTGAGAAGATCGGCTCATGGATCCCTAAGGCAGGGTTCAAGTACAATGATAAGCCTCCAATACCTATAGAGGAGCTAGCCTCAAGATAGAGATGATGGCCAGCCGAAATATATCGGAATTCATTTAAGAAACTAATTTATGCATGTATAGTTAATAAATAGGGTTCATATAGTTTTATAAATGAGTTTTTTAGATCCTTATTTCGATACTAGAGCAAGACCGGTTGGGATTAGGAAAATGTTCGAAAAGACCTTTAAAATAGTCCTCCTTGGAGAACATGCCACGGGAAAAACCAGCCTTTTGAGGAAGCTGATCTACGGAGAGTTCGATGCAGAGTACCTTCCCACAATCAAGCCGGAGATATTCGAGAGGGAGTATAGCTTCAGGAATGGTGTTATTAGACTGATCATCTGGGATGCTCCTGGATCCATAGAGGAGGTTGACGATGACTTTTATAACGGTGCCAAGGCTGCTCTGATGTTATATGATGTATGTAGGAAATCTTCTTTGAGAAATTTGAAAAGATGGTACGAAACATTGTCGAAGTTTATTTCAGATAAATATCATATATGGATTGTCGGGAATAAAATAGATCTTGAAACTAGCAGAATAGTTGGGGATGAACAAGTTAAGGAAGAATTTAGAGATATGGACTTTAATTATTTGGAGATCTCAGCGAAGACTGGTGAAAATGTGGAGATCTTATTTAAATCGATATTGAAAAGGTTAATAGAGGCTCAGCTGGAAGAGATTAAAACGAGGTTAAGGGATTAGGTATGAATGAAATACAAGAATTTCTTAGGAGAAATGATGTTCAGAAAATACTTAGATTAATAAGAGATGGAAAAATTGATTTAATCGAACCCTCAATAGAAATTAATGAAATAAAATACCCTAAACTTGAGGAAATAGGTATTCCAAAAGAGGAGCATGAGGATATCCTGAGATTCCTGAGTGAACTTGGAATCCTAACATCAGAAATCCGCGACACCATCATAACATGCCCCACATGTGGCTCCAATAGGCTCCAGATCCATCTGAGATGCCCCTCCTGTAACTCCATAGCCCTGAAGAGGGGTGTGATGATAGAACATCTAAGCTGTGGCCACCTAGACCTAGAGGAGGTCTTCAAGAGTGGGGAACAGCTCATCTGCCCAAAGTGCGGGAGGGCCCTGAAGGTCATAGGGGTCGATTATAGGAAGCCGGGCACCCTTTATAGGTGCATGAGCTGCGGCGACATATTCCAAACCCCAACCACAGCTTACACCTGCAATATGGGAGACATCTTCTCGGAGGGGGAGGCTAAGGTATACTTGGTGAAAGCCTATAAGCCGAAGATGGCTGCCCTCCCAATCCTAGAGAGATTCCTCATAGACCTTAGGGAGATCCTCAAAGACCTGCCGGGTTGGAGGATAGAGACCCCAGCCAACTTCAAAGACCCCTTCGGCAATGAACATGAACTGGCATTCGCTGCGTGGATCCTTAACGAAGGCCAAGAAGAGGGGCCACCATATGTAATAGGAATACTCGAGGCGTCGGAGAGGGAGCTGGACAGCACGGCGGTGTTAGCATTCCGAGGGAGGGCGCTGGAGATACCTGCCAAGGAGAAGATCCTCATCGCCATGCCAGGGCTTGGGGAGAAAGCTCACCTTTTAGCCGATAACTACAGGATAACGGTCATCGAGGCCAGAGATTCCACGGAACTCGAAGAGAGACTGAAGAAGAGACTCCTAAGCATAACCAAAGAGAGGGAGAACTTAAAGTTAGAGGCTCATATCCTAGAAGAGATACTAAAG
The sequence above is a segment of the Candidatus Bathyarchaeota archaeon genome. Coding sequences within it:
- a CDS encoding GTP-binding protein, translating into MSFLDPYFDTRARPVGIRKMFEKTFKIVLLGEHATGKTSLLRKLIYGEFDAEYLPTIKPEIFEREYSFRNGVIRLIIWDAPGSIEEVDDDFYNGAKAALMLYDVCRKSSLRNLKRWYETLSKFISDKYHIWIVGNKIDLETSRIVGDEQVKEEFRDMDFNYLEISAKTGENVEILFKSILKRLIEAQLEEIKTRLRD